One stretch of Pseudomonas azotoformans DNA includes these proteins:
- a CDS encoding GNAT family N-acetyltransferase: MRITQATLEHLDLLTPLFVKYREFYGALPFPDSSRAFLEKRLRRKESVIYLALADDDDKKLLGFCQLYPSFSSLSLKRVWILNDIYVAEDARRQLVADNLMRTAKKMAKETHAVRLRVSTSSDNEVAQKTYESIGFREDTEFKNYVLPISED; the protein is encoded by the coding sequence ATGCGGATTACTCAAGCGACCCTGGAACACCTGGACCTGTTGACCCCGCTGTTCGTCAAATACCGTGAGTTCTACGGGGCTTTGCCGTTCCCGGATTCGTCGCGGGCCTTTCTGGAAAAGCGCCTGCGCCGCAAGGAGTCGGTGATCTACCTGGCCCTGGCGGATGATGATGACAAGAAGCTGCTGGGGTTTTGCCAGCTGTATCCGAGCTTTTCGTCGCTGTCGCTCAAGCGGGTGTGGATCCTCAATGACATCTATGTGGCTGAAGATGCACGCCGGCAACTGGTGGCGGACAACCTGATGCGCACAGCGAAGAAGATGGCCAAGGAGACCCACGCGGTGCGACTGCGCGTGTCGACCAGCAGTGACAACGAAGTGGCGCAGAAGACCTATGAGTCCATTGGGTTTCGCGAAGACACGGAGTTCAAGAACTACGTGTTGCCGATCAGTGAAGACTGA
- a CDS encoding DedA family protein, protein MDFNPLDLILHLDVYLDLLVTNYGPWIYAILFLVIFCETGLVVMPFLPGDSLLFIAGAVAAGGGMDPVLLAGLLMLAAILGDSTNYVIGRTAGERLFSNPNSKIFRRDYLQKTHDFYDKHGGKTVTLARFLPILRTFAPFVAGIAKMPYPRFFGFSVFGTILWVGGLVTLGYFFGNVPFIKKNLSLLVVFIILLSLVPMIIGVFRSRFGRASSEAKPQ, encoded by the coding sequence ATGGATTTCAACCCGCTCGACCTTATCCTGCATCTCGACGTCTACCTCGACCTGCTGGTAACCAATTACGGTCCGTGGATCTACGCCATTCTGTTCCTGGTCATCTTTTGCGAAACCGGCCTGGTGGTCATGCCGTTCCTGCCGGGTGATTCGTTGCTGTTCATCGCTGGCGCAGTCGCTGCGGGCGGCGGCATGGACCCGGTGCTGCTGGCTGGCCTGTTGATGCTGGCGGCGATCCTGGGCGACAGCACCAACTATGTGATCGGGCGAACGGCCGGGGAGCGCTTGTTCAGCAACCCGAACTCGAAGATCTTCCGCCGCGACTACCTGCAAAAGACCCACGACTTCTACGACAAGCACGGCGGCAAAACCGTGACATTGGCGCGCTTCCTGCCGATCCTGCGCACCTTCGCGCCGTTCGTGGCCGGCATCGCAAAAATGCCCTACCCGCGCTTCTTCGGCTTCAGCGTATTCGGCACCATCCTCTGGGTCGGCGGCCTGGTGACCCTGGGCTACTTTTTCGGCAACGTGCCGTTCATCAAGAAAAACCTGTCGCTGCTGGTGGTGTTCATCATCCTGCTGTCGCTGGTGCCGATGATCATTGGTGTGTTCCGCAGCCGGTTTGGCCGCGCGTCCTCCGAAGCCAAGCCGCAGTAA